Proteins encoded by one window of Acetivibrio thermocellus ATCC 27405:
- a CDS encoding CYTH domain-containing protein yields MGKEIEKKFIVSGDAYKSLAKGVLYRQGYIFFDKDKSVRVRVFNDKGYLTVKGTSTGISRLEYEYEIPVGEANEILEYLCEKPVIEKLRYKFQFEGFTWEVDEFLGENEGLVIAEIELPDENAVFKKPDWIGREVTGDPRYLNSNLVKNPYKNFKE; encoded by the coding sequence ATGGGAAAGGAAATCGAAAAAAAATTTATTGTAAGCGGTGATGCTTACAAAAGCTTGGCAAAAGGAGTGCTGTACCGGCAGGGTTACATTTTCTTCGACAAGGACAAATCAGTCAGAGTGCGTGTATTTAATGACAAAGGCTATCTTACGGTTAAAGGAACGTCAACGGGAATTTCGAGGTTGGAATACGAGTATGAAATTCCTGTGGGCGAAGCAAATGAAATACTGGAATACCTGTGCGAAAAGCCCGTTATAGAAAAGCTTAGATATAAATTTCAATTTGAAGGATTCACCTGGGAAGTTGACGAATTTCTCGGGGAAAATGAGGGATTGGTAATTGCTGAAATTGAGCTTCCCGATGAAAACGCAGTTTTCAAAAAGCCCGACTGGATCGGCAGGGAAGTTACCGGCGACCCAAGATACTTGAATTCAAACCTTGTCAAAAATCCGTATAAAAATTTCAAGGAATAA
- a CDS encoding metallophosphoesterase family protein, whose translation MIIGVVSDTHVGGRIKSLPKELLDGLRGVDLIIHAGDILKDFVIYELEEIAPVEAVAGNNDDYYMQHKLGVKKIINAGKFKIGITHGYGGVNALKKAMATFARDSVDCVVFGHSHAPYNERIDGVLYVNPGSPTDKRFQKQYSYALLKVDDSGISAEIKYF comes from the coding sequence ATGATAATAGGAGTGGTATCGGACACCCATGTGGGGGGAAGGATAAAAAGTCTTCCGAAAGAACTTTTAGACGGGCTTCGTGGAGTGGACCTTATAATTCATGCCGGGGATATTTTAAAGGACTTTGTGATATATGAACTGGAAGAGATAGCACCGGTTGAGGCTGTGGCGGGAAATAACGATGATTATTACATGCAGCACAAACTCGGTGTCAAAAAGATAATAAATGCAGGTAAATTTAAAATAGGCATAACTCATGGATACGGGGGAGTCAATGCGTTAAAAAAGGCAATGGCGACGTTTGCGAGAGACAGTGTGGATTGTGTGGTATTTGGACACAGCCACGCACCTTATAATGAAAGGATAGACGGAGTATTATATGTAAATCCCGGCTCGCCCACAGATAAAAGGTTTCAAAAACAGTATTCATACGCACTCTTAAAGGTGGATGATTCGGGGATTTCGGCGGAGATTAAATATTTTTAG
- the folB gene encoding dihydroneopterin aldolase, translating into MDKIVLRDMKFYGYHGVFPEEREKGQNFYIDVEAYLDLRRAGETDELEDTVDYSKIYDIIKYINENNKFRLIETFAHIISREILSTFRQIDRIVVRVRKPEAPIEGEFKWVGVEVERFSNEL; encoded by the coding sequence ATGGATAAAATAGTACTCAGGGATATGAAGTTCTACGGCTACCATGGTGTTTTCCCCGAAGAGAGGGAAAAGGGACAAAATTTCTATATAGATGTTGAAGCTTATTTGGATTTGAGAAGGGCCGGCGAAACCGACGAGCTTGAAGATACCGTGGATTATTCTAAAATATATGATATTATAAAATATATAAATGAAAATAATAAATTTCGACTGATTGAGACCTTTGCCCATATCATTTCCCGGGAAATTTTGTCGACATTTAGGCAAATAGATCGGATTGTTGTACGGGTCAGAAAACCTGAAGCTCCTATAGAAGGGGAATTTAAATGGGTAGGAGTGGAAGTAGAGAGGTTTTCCAATGAATTATAA
- the folP gene encoding dihydropteroate synthase, with translation MINARIVYINDMHEAKEEIRKIGVDASAITWLSPKALSIAIKLENVSSYEANILKQEMLAKGGDAAVNRGVANFSTESSDVLLMGTYSQFNKLVYKLRMHGGSFKEITDEIQRLLEGLEKGKPEYFECGKYRLPIGEKTYVMGILNVTPDSFSDGGKYLDIDSAVKRAREMVDEGADIIDVGGESTRPGHQPVDALEEINRVIPVIERLSKELNVPISVDTSKAQVAEKALCAGACIVNDVWGLQRDPDMAEVVSKHGAGVIMMHNSDTKEYKDLMGDIIRFLRKSVEIAEKAGITRENMVIDPGIGFGKTLEHNLEVMRRMRELNTLNLPVLLGTSRKSMIGNVLDLPVNERLEGTAATITLGIANGADIVRVHDVKEMVRVARMTDAMVRV, from the coding sequence ATGATAAACGCAAGAATTGTCTACATAAATGATATGCATGAAGCAAAAGAAGAAATCCGCAAAATCGGTGTGGATGCGTCAGCCATAACATGGCTTTCACCCAAAGCATTGTCCATTGCAATAAAGCTTGAGAATGTAAGCTCTTATGAGGCAAACATACTCAAGCAGGAAATGCTGGCCAAGGGCGGAGATGCCGCCGTAAACAGAGGTGTGGCAAATTTCAGCACGGAAAGCTCCGATGTTCTCCTGATGGGCACATACAGCCAGTTTAACAAACTTGTGTACAAGCTTCGCATGCACGGCGGAAGTTTCAAGGAAATTACCGATGAAATCCAAAGGCTTCTGGAAGGTTTGGAGAAGGGAAAGCCGGAGTATTTTGAATGCGGCAAGTATAGACTGCCCATAGGAGAAAAAACTTATGTGATGGGAATACTCAATGTTACACCGGATTCTTTCTCCGACGGTGGAAAATATCTTGATATTGACAGTGCGGTAAAAAGAGCCAGGGAAATGGTGGATGAAGGCGCTGACATAATAGATGTGGGAGGAGAGTCGACGAGGCCCGGGCATCAGCCCGTTGATGCCCTGGAGGAAATAAACCGGGTGATACCGGTTATAGAAAGGCTTTCAAAGGAGTTGAATGTGCCCATATCGGTTGACACCAGCAAGGCTCAGGTTGCAGAAAAGGCTCTTTGTGCGGGTGCCTGCATTGTAAATGACGTTTGGGGCCTCCAGAGGGACCCGGACATGGCGGAGGTTGTATCAAAGCACGGTGCAGGAGTAATTATGATGCACAACAGTGACACCAAAGAATACAAGGACCTAATGGGTGACATTATAAGGTTTTTGAGAAAGAGTGTTGAAATAGCCGAAAAGGCCGGAATTACCAGGGAAAATATGGTTATTGACCCCGGAATAGGCTTTGGAAAGACTTTGGAGCACAACCTGGAAGTAATGAGAAGAATGAGGGAACTAAACACCCTAAACCTTCCGGTTCTTCTTGGGACATCAAGAAAGTCCATGATAGGAAATGTTTTGGATTTGCCTGTAAATGAAAGGCTTGAAGGGACTGCCGCAACCATTACCCTTGGTATTGCCAACGGGGCGGATATAGTGAGAGTCCACGATGTAAAGGAAATGGTGCGGGTGGCAAGGATGACCGATGCTATGGTAAGAGTTTGA
- a CDS encoding biotin--[acetyl-CoA-carboxylase] ligase codes for MIKVKEVILKKLKESTQDYVSGEELSNILGVSRTAVWKCINELKKEGYVIDSSSKKGYKLCYVPDIINSWEIKEGLGTRIIGQNIHCFSEIDSTNNYAKTLAQKGCDDGTVVLAEHQTQGRGRLGRSWDSMGGKGIWMSIVLRPAVGLEDVQIITLAAAVAVVLAFKKVMGIDAGIKWPNDIVLDGKKVCGILTEMSMEMERINFLILGIGINFSHEESEFPEEIRDRATSLGIYLKEKKGMDISRFKRSHLIRAILSELEEVYDMINEGKAGVIVEEWKKYSVTLGKEVVIKYREEQYTGIAQDVDQSGRLIVKQDDGTVREILSGEVSVRGLLGYT; via the coding sequence ATGATAAAGGTGAAAGAGGTAATTTTGAAAAAATTAAAAGAATCAACACAAGACTATGTTTCCGGCGAGGAACTGAGCAATATCCTTGGTGTGTCAAGGACGGCGGTATGGAAATGTATTAACGAGTTGAAAAAGGAAGGGTATGTTATTGATTCTTCTTCAAAAAAGGGCTATAAATTATGTTATGTGCCTGATATAATTAACTCATGGGAGATAAAAGAAGGCCTTGGCACCAGGATTATCGGCCAAAATATTCACTGCTTTTCCGAGATTGATTCAACCAACAACTATGCGAAAACACTTGCTCAAAAGGGTTGCGATGACGGTACGGTTGTTTTGGCCGAACACCAGACCCAGGGACGGGGAAGGCTTGGCAGAAGCTGGGATTCCATGGGCGGAAAAGGAATATGGATGTCCATTGTGCTTCGACCGGCTGTTGGATTGGAGGATGTGCAGATTATCACTCTTGCTGCCGCTGTGGCAGTGGTTTTGGCATTCAAGAAAGTAATGGGCATAGATGCCGGGATAAAGTGGCCCAACGATATAGTGCTGGACGGAAAAAAAGTTTGCGGTATACTCACTGAAATGAGCATGGAGATGGAAAGAATCAATTTCCTCATTCTTGGGATTGGAATAAACTTTAGTCATGAGGAATCTGAATTTCCTGAAGAGATAAGAGACAGAGCTACATCTTTGGGCATTTATTTAAAAGAGAAAAAAGGTATGGATATTTCCCGTTTTAAAAGGAGTCATCTTATAAGAGCAATATTGTCGGAACTGGAAGAAGTATATGACATGATTAACGAAGGCAAAGCAGGTGTAATTGTGGAAGAATGGAAAAAGTATTCGGTGACACTGGGAAAAGAAGTGGTTATAAAGTACAGGGAGGAGCAGTACACCGGGATTGCGCAGGATGTAGACCAAAGCGGCAGGCTTATAGTAAAGCAGGATGACGGGACAGTGAGGGAAATTTTGTCGGGGGAGGTTTCTGTAAGAGGACTTTTAGGATATACATAG
- a CDS encoding ABC transporter permease, whose translation MSDKNKPDISPEHREFLRRVKRKKQIILITQIAVLILFFAFWELAAEVGLIDPFISSQPSRIVNTIVSLYRNGELFHHVIVTCVETVLGFVLGTLIGILIAIILWWSEFLEKVLEPYLVVLNSLPKIALGPIFIVWIGAGPAAIVVIAMTISVVVTILEVLNGFLGVDGDKIKLVKTFGANKVQILTKVVLPSSLPVMVNALKVSVGLSWVGVIVGEFLVSKAGLGYLIVYGGQVFQLDLVMASVVILAAAAFLMYRAVAWFEKLVVKRK comes from the coding sequence ATGTCTGACAAAAACAAGCCGGACATATCCCCGGAACACCGTGAGTTTTTGAGGAGAGTAAAGAGAAAAAAGCAAATCATTCTGATTACCCAAATAGCTGTATTGATATTATTTTTTGCTTTCTGGGAATTGGCTGCCGAAGTCGGACTGATAGATCCGTTTATTTCAAGCCAACCTTCCAGAATTGTAAACACTATTGTGAGCCTGTACAGAAACGGCGAGCTGTTTCACCATGTTATCGTGACATGTGTGGAAACGGTGCTTGGATTTGTTTTAGGAACTCTCATTGGAATATTGATAGCAATAATTCTCTGGTGGTCTGAGTTTCTGGAAAAGGTTTTGGAGCCTTACCTTGTTGTACTAAACAGCCTTCCTAAGATTGCCCTGGGTCCGATTTTCATAGTCTGGATAGGTGCCGGACCTGCGGCAATAGTGGTTATTGCAATGACAATATCCGTTGTTGTGACCATACTTGAGGTTTTAAATGGATTTCTTGGCGTGGACGGTGACAAAATCAAGCTTGTTAAAACCTTTGGGGCAAACAAGGTTCAGATACTTACAAAAGTTGTTCTCCCGTCTTCGCTGCCGGTTATGGTAAATGCCCTGAAAGTAAGTGTCGGGCTTTCATGGGTTGGAGTTATTGTGGGAGAATTTTTGGTTTCAAAAGCAGGGCTGGGTTACCTGATTGTCTACGGAGGACAGGTGTTCCAGCTGGACCTTGTGATGGCAAGTGTTGTTATACTTGCCGCAGCGGCATTTCTGATGTATCGGGCGGTGGCGTGGTTTGAAAAACTGGTTGTAAAGAGGAAATAA
- the folK gene encoding 2-amino-4-hydroxy-6-hydroxymethyldihydropteridine diphosphokinase, whose protein sequence is MNYKVFLSLGSNIEDREKYLLDAIDNISAVSGVSLEKISNIYETEPVGYTEQGRFLNMAAQISTSLEAEELLDKLLEIEKLLKRERIIHWGPRTIDIDILTYGDLRIDTPKLKVPHPRMFERAFVLIPLMDICEKERLYGININDALDKCGDKDGVRLYKKMTVCDLPGGC, encoded by the coding sequence ATGAATTATAAAGTGTTTTTATCATTAGGATCAAACATAGAAGACAGAGAAAAATATTTGCTGGATGCCATTGACAATATTTCTGCTGTCTCTGGTGTAAGCCTTGAAAAAATTTCGAATATTTACGAGACTGAACCGGTGGGTTATACTGAGCAGGGACGGTTTTTAAACATGGCTGCACAAATTAGTACCTCTCTTGAGGCGGAAGAACTTCTTGATAAACTTTTGGAAATAGAGAAGCTTTTGAAGAGAGAGAGAATAATTCACTGGGGACCAAGGACAATAGATATTGACATTCTCACTTACGGTGATTTGAGAATTGATACGCCAAAGCTTAAAGTTCCCCATCCACGAATGTTTGAAAGAGCTTTTGTTTTAATACCGCTGATGGATATTTGTGAGAAAGAAAGGCTTTATGGTATAAATATTAATGATGCATTGGATAAGTGCGGTGACAAGGACGGAGTAAGGTTGTATAAAAAAATGACGGTTTGTGATTTGCCTGGAGGTTGCTAA
- a CDS encoding Ppx/GppA phosphatase family protein gives MSKKIGIIDLGSNSVRLVIFEILPSGTFRLVDDIKETIRLSENMIDGRLLNDIAMHKTVKTVKLYRKLCNSYGIPCNRIIGVATAAVRKAENRDQFLKLLTGATDINFRLLSGEEEAFYAFKAATYSLNIHEGIIVDIGGGSTEIIFFKDNSMINSISIPVGAVVATENFIGKDVINQENLSRLEDSICEMLKDQDWLRQEKNKTLIGLGGTIRNLGKIHRNRIEYPINYTHNYEIPIEDFNSIYNDLANMDLKSRKKVKGLSSKRADIIVGGLAILKAIISVCSPSRILTSGFGLREGILFDYISKTNPRAKFTDALSFSLKSFMELYGVRKNHAKHVCFLALSLFDQLKYLHNYGEDARKLLEVASLLHDIGISISYYEHHRHSFYIILNSRLAGFTHRETLLAAAIAASHSDEDFKEDWQTRYEKILLPGDIELWKKLSVFLKLAECLDRSEMSVIKALECQILGDTVKIRTIREGDAELEISLANEHSNTFRKVFGKFLVVT, from the coding sequence ATGTCAAAAAAAATAGGAATAATTGACCTTGGCTCAAACTCCGTAAGGCTCGTTATATTCGAAATATTGCCCAGTGGTACTTTCAGACTCGTCGATGACATAAAAGAGACCATAAGACTGAGCGAAAACATGATTGACGGAAGGCTACTAAATGATATTGCCATGCACAAAACCGTAAAAACCGTCAAACTATACAGGAAATTGTGCAATTCATACGGCATACCCTGCAATCGCATCATAGGTGTTGCCACTGCAGCGGTAAGAAAGGCGGAAAACAGGGATCAGTTTTTAAAGCTTTTAACCGGTGCCACAGACATTAATTTCAGACTGCTTTCCGGTGAGGAAGAGGCTTTTTACGCTTTCAAGGCGGCAACTTACTCCCTTAACATCCATGAGGGAATTATTGTTGATATTGGCGGCGGAAGTACGGAAATAATTTTTTTTAAAGACAACAGTATGATTAATTCCATATCAATTCCTGTAGGTGCAGTTGTTGCAACGGAAAACTTTATCGGCAAAGATGTTATAAATCAGGAAAATCTCTCCCGTCTGGAAGACAGTATCTGCGAGATGCTAAAAGACCAGGACTGGCTCCGGCAGGAAAAAAACAAGACACTGATAGGTTTGGGAGGAACAATCCGAAACCTCGGAAAAATCCACAGAAACCGTATTGAATATCCCATAAATTATACTCACAATTATGAGATACCTATTGAAGATTTTAACAGCATATATAATGACCTTGCAAATATGGATCTAAAGTCCCGCAAAAAAGTAAAAGGTCTTTCCTCCAAACGGGCCGACATAATTGTAGGCGGGCTTGCAATCCTTAAAGCCATTATATCGGTTTGTTCTCCGTCCCGCATTTTAACAAGCGGGTTTGGCCTTAGGGAAGGTATTCTTTTTGACTATATTTCCAAAACCAATCCCAGGGCAAAATTTACAGACGCCTTGAGCTTTAGCCTCAAAAGCTTCATGGAGCTTTACGGCGTAAGAAAGAATCACGCAAAACATGTCTGTTTTCTTGCTCTCTCCTTATTCGATCAGCTAAAATACCTGCATAACTACGGAGAGGACGCAAGAAAGCTTCTGGAAGTGGCATCGCTTCTGCATGACATCGGTATTTCCATAAGCTACTACGAACACCACCGACATTCATTTTACATAATCTTAAACTCCAGACTTGCCGGATTTACCCACAGGGAAACTTTGCTGGCAGCCGCCATAGCTGCATCCCATTCCGATGAGGATTTCAAGGAGGACTGGCAAACGCGCTATGAAAAAATTCTTCTGCCGGGAGATATAGAGCTGTGGAAAAAGCTTTCGGTGTTTTTGAAACTGGCAGAATGTCTTGACAGAAGCGAAATGTCTGTGATAAAGGCTTTGGAATGTCAAATCCTTGGTGACACGGTCAAGATCCGGACAATAAGAGAAGGGGATGCCGAACTTGAAATAAGTCTTGCCAACGAACACAGCAATACTTTTCGCAAGGTCTTTGGAAAATTTCTTGTCGTAACATAA
- a CDS encoding iron-containing alcohol dehydrogenase family protein, which produces MNFKFKIGTKVFFGKECVKENKAVFKDFRKRALLVTGKNSAKASGAFSDVVEVLEEYGIDYEIYDRVANNPSLENVKEGGEAARKFDADFIIGIGGGSPLDASKAVAVLATNDIEPVDLYKNVFENKPLPIIAIPTTAGTGSEVTPYSILTRDDMKTKKSFGNEDTFPAVAFIDARYTESMSYETTVDTALDAFTHALEGYLGRRSTPVSDILAVEAIRIFGECLENLLNNKFDYDVREKLLYMSMLGGMVISHTGTTIIHGMGYSLTYFKDIPHGRANGMLVREYLKYNYEAAKEKTDNVLRLLKVPSIDAFGEIIDRLIPQKPVLTKEEIELYASLAMKQNSTLSNARTVVKEDMEEIFKNTFGKG; this is translated from the coding sequence ATGAATTTTAAATTTAAGATAGGTACAAAAGTTTTCTTCGGAAAAGAATGTGTGAAAGAAAACAAAGCCGTATTTAAAGATTTTCGCAAAAGAGCTTTGCTGGTTACGGGAAAGAACTCCGCAAAGGCAAGCGGAGCTTTTTCGGACGTCGTTGAGGTACTTGAAGAGTATGGCATTGATTATGAGATTTATGACAGAGTGGCAAACAATCCTTCTCTTGAAAATGTCAAAGAGGGAGGGGAAGCGGCAAGAAAATTTGATGCCGATTTTATCATCGGAATCGGAGGAGGCTCGCCTTTGGACGCTTCGAAGGCGGTAGCGGTGCTTGCGACAAATGATATTGAGCCTGTGGACTTGTACAAAAATGTGTTTGAAAACAAGCCCCTTCCCATAATAGCAATTCCCACCACAGCGGGGACCGGAAGCGAGGTTACCCCTTATTCGATTCTTACCCGTGACGATATGAAAACCAAAAAGAGCTTCGGTAACGAGGACACTTTTCCGGCTGTGGCATTCATTGATGCCAGGTATACCGAAAGTATGTCCTATGAAACAACGGTGGATACGGCACTGGATGCGTTTACCCATGCGCTGGAGGGATATTTGGGAAGAAGGAGCACACCGGTCAGTGATATTTTGGCTGTTGAAGCCATAAGGATATTTGGTGAATGTCTGGAAAACCTTTTAAACAACAAATTTGACTATGACGTGAGGGAAAAACTTTTATACATGTCCATGCTGGGCGGTATGGTAATATCCCATACTGGGACGACAATAATACATGGCATGGGATATTCTCTCACATATTTTAAAGACATTCCCCACGGAAGGGCAAACGGAATGCTTGTAAGAGAGTATCTTAAGTATAATTATGAAGCGGCAAAAGAAAAAACGGATAATGTGCTGAGGCTTCTCAAAGTACCGTCCATTGACGCCTTTGGAGAAATAATTGACAGACTGATTCCCCAAAAGCCTGTTTTGACAAAGGAGGAAATTGAGCTTTATGCAAGCCTGGCAATGAAGCAGAACAGCACTTTGTCCAATGCACGCACGGTGGTTAAAGAGGACATGGAAGAAATATTTAAAAATACTTTCGGGAAAGGTTGA
- a CDS encoding ABC transporter ATP-binding protein — MNYVVSVRNLGMKYHSLNGEIDALQNINFSVSEGEFISIVGPSGCGKSTLLSLIAGLMAPTTGEILVDGKPVSETSDKVGYMLQKDHLFEWRTIYQNVILGPEIRRTLNQETKEYALKLLATYGLYEFKDKYPSQLSGGMRQRAALIRTLVAKPQILLLDEAFSALDYQTRLAVTEDIYSIIKKENKTAILVTHDIAEGISMADRVIVLTKRPATIKAIHDIKLSCENRTPLASREAPEFREYFNKIWKELDIYV, encoded by the coding sequence GTGAATTATGTTGTGTCGGTACGCAACCTGGGCATGAAATACCATTCTCTCAACGGAGAAATCGATGCCCTTCAGAATATCAACTTTTCGGTCTCGGAGGGTGAGTTCATAAGCATAGTGGGACCAAGCGGCTGCGGTAAATCGACACTGTTGTCGCTTATTGCAGGACTCATGGCCCCAACCACGGGAGAGATATTGGTGGACGGCAAACCTGTTTCGGAGACTTCCGACAAGGTGGGATATATGCTGCAAAAAGACCATCTTTTTGAATGGAGGACCATTTACCAGAACGTGATTTTGGGGCCGGAAATAAGGAGAACACTGAACCAGGAAACAAAGGAATATGCTTTGAAACTTTTGGCTACATATGGACTGTATGAATTTAAAGATAAATACCCTTCTCAGCTTTCGGGGGGAATGAGGCAAAGAGCGGCTCTTATAAGAACCCTCGTGGCAAAGCCCCAGATACTGCTCCTTGATGAAGCGTTTTCAGCGTTGGATTACCAGACAAGACTGGCAGTGACGGAAGACATATACTCAATCATTAAGAAAGAGAACAAGACTGCCATTCTTGTTACCCATGACATAGCAGAAGGAATAAGCATGGCCGACAGGGTTATTGTGCTGACAAAACGGCCGGCGACGATCAAGGCAATACACGATATCAAGCTAAGCTGCGAGAATCGGACACCGCTTGCTTCCAGAGAAGCACCGGAATTCAGGGAGTATTTCAACAAGATATGGAAGGAGCTTGATATTTATGTCTGA
- a CDS encoding amidohydrolase family protein — MIIDFHVHCFPDKLAPRAVSQLAANAGIPPRVDGTINGLKESMKRAGISKSVVLSIATKPTQTENINNWSAEIQDEEIIAFGSIHPDYENWKAELFRIKNMGLKGIKFHPDYQKFFVDDKKMFPIYETAFGLGLIVVFHAGVDIGLPAPYHATPERLEKIVRTFPRCKVVAAHMGGFSLWDDVERFLVGTDIYLDTSYSLDFMDGEQAKRIIRNHDVKKILFATDSPWADQKEAISKLKSLNLDKETEDAILGLNAKALLGL; from the coding sequence GTGATAATTGACTTTCATGTACACTGCTTTCCTGACAAGCTTGCTCCGAGAGCTGTTTCACAACTTGCTGCAAATGCCGGTATTCCTCCGAGGGTTGACGGTACAATAAATGGATTGAAAGAATCAATGAAAAGAGCCGGTATTTCAAAATCAGTTGTTCTCTCTATTGCAACAAAGCCGACACAGACGGAGAATATCAATAACTGGTCCGCTGAAATTCAGGATGAAGAAATTATTGCATTTGGAAGCATTCATCCGGATTACGAAAATTGGAAGGCAGAGCTTTTCAGGATAAAGAACATGGGACTTAAAGGCATTAAATTTCATCCTGATTATCAGAAATTCTTTGTAGATGACAAAAAGATGTTTCCAATTTATGAAACAGCTTTTGGACTGGGACTTATAGTGGTATTTCATGCAGGTGTGGATATCGGCCTTCCTGCGCCGTATCATGCGACACCTGAAAGACTTGAAAAGATTGTGCGGACATTTCCGCGGTGCAAAGTTGTAGCTGCGCATATGGGAGGTTTTTCCTTATGGGATGATGTGGAACGATTCCTGGTAGGGACCGACATATATTTGGATACTTCATACAGTCTGGACTTTATGGACGGTGAGCAGGCCAAAAGGATTATCAGGAACCATGATGTGAAGAAAATTCTTTTTGCGACAGATTCTCCATGGGCAGACCAAAAGGAAGCAATTTCAAAACTTAAAAGTCTGAATCTTGACAAAGAGACAGAAGATGCCATTTTAGGTTTGAATGCGAAGGCTTTATTGGGATTGTGA
- a CDS encoding ABC transporter substrate-binding protein has product MKKTMKKAALILIAAAMLMMSFAGCAERDYTTVRLNEVTRSVFYAPQYVALNLGFFEEEGLKIDIASGQGADKVMTAVLSGQADIGFSGPEAAIYVYNEGREDYAVVFAQLTKRDGSFLVGRKPEPDFKWENLKGKTIIGGRKGGVPEMTLEYVLKKNNLIPGVDVYIDTSVQFALMAGAFTGGQGDYVTLFEPVASTVEKEGKGYIITSIGKESGEIPYTAYYASKSYIEKNKDIIQKFTNAIYKGQKWVETHTPEEIADVIKPSFPDSDKETLITVAKRYKETDVWNKDPILKKESLDLLQEVMSMAGELKKEAPYEKIVTKEFAEKAMENFEN; this is encoded by the coding sequence ATGAAAAAAACCATGAAAAAAGCTGCTTTGATTTTGATTGCGGCGGCGATGTTAATGATGTCCTTTGCGGGCTGCGCCGAAAGGGATTATACTACTGTGAGGCTGAATGAAGTTACCCGTTCGGTGTTTTATGCTCCCCAGTATGTTGCGTTAAACTTGGGTTTCTTTGAGGAAGAAGGACTTAAAATTGACATTGCAAGCGGTCAGGGTGCTGACAAGGTAATGACAGCGGTTTTGTCCGGGCAGGCGGATATAGGTTTTTCCGGACCAGAAGCTGCCATATATGTGTACAATGAAGGCAGGGAAGACTATGCCGTTGTGTTTGCACAGCTTACAAAACGTGACGGTTCGTTTTTGGTGGGAAGAAAACCGGAACCGGATTTTAAATGGGAAAACCTCAAAGGAAAGACGATAATAGGCGGAAGAAAAGGCGGAGTTCCCGAAATGACTCTTGAGTATGTGCTGAAGAAAAACAACCTGATACCGGGAGTTGATGTATATATTGATACAAGTGTTCAGTTTGCTTTAATGGCAGGGGCGTTTACGGGAGGACAGGGTGACTATGTTACGCTGTTTGAACCGGTGGCTTCCACAGTGGAAAAGGAAGGCAAGGGATATATAATTACATCCATAGGTAAAGAAAGCGGTGAGATTCCTTATACAGCATATTATGCAAGCAAGAGCTACATAGAAAAAAACAAAGACATAATCCAGAAATTTACCAACGCCATTTACAAAGGCCAGAAGTGGGTTGAAACTCACACACCGGAGGAAATAGCGGATGTTATAAAACCTTCTTTCCCCGATTCGGATAAGGAGACACTGATAACGGTGGCAAAGAGATACAAGGAAACGGATGTATGGAACAAAGACCCTATATTGAAAAAAGAATCCCTTGACCTTCTTCAGGAAGTAATGAGCATGGCAGGGGAACTTAAAAAAGAAGCGCCTTATGAAAAAATAGTAACAAAAGAGTTTGCCGAAAAAGCTATGGAGAACTTTGAGAACTAA